GGCTGCCTGAATTACTGAGACTGCCTGCAGCAGTATCATTTGGGGCTCAGATTGCCGTGATACCCATTATGATGAATGTTTTTCACAAACTGTCTCTGGCTGGGCTGGTCACCAATATATTTATCCTTTTTATGCTCGGCGCAGTTCTGCAGATCGGGCTTATTGGAACGGTACTGATTTTTGTTCCGGGTATCCCATCCGTTTTTTTTCAAGCTGCAGTATGGCTGCTTGAGATCTCTGACCGTATATTGACGCTGATTGCATCTTTCCCTTGGGCCTATTTCTGGGTATTAAACCCCGGCCTGGCCTTTTGGATAGCCTGGTATGGATTTTTGGCAGCGATGCTATTCGGTACAGAAAGAATACAATTCATTTCGAACGTACAGGTCAGAAGACTCAGAACGACAGCGAAGAGATTACAATTTCTGCCCTACCTGTACAGAATGGTTGACACGCTCAAACTTGGAAAGAACGAAAATAAGCCACACCATATGGGATATTCTAATCTGTGGTCTGCAAAGTTCCTAGATTCTGCCAAACAACTAATTCCTGCGAAACTGTTAAGTTTTATCAAATTTAGACATGTCTTTGCTTTGCTTATGATGCTGCTGCTCTGGCACCCCTGGTCGGCCGGCAATGCCCTGGAAATTTCGTTTATTGATGTGGGCCAGGGGGACTGTATCCTAATTCAGACAGCCCGAGAGAACCTGCTTGTCGATACCGGTCCCCGTAGGGAGAACTACAATGCAGCGGAAAAAATTGTGCTTCCTTATTTGATGGAAAAAAGGATAGGTCAACTGGATTTTCTTTTTATCACGCACGAGGATGCTGATCATTTGGGAGGGGCGCAATATCTGCTGGCCAATTTGCCTGTGGCAAAAGTCGCAGTACCCGAAGCGGGTGATAGAATAACAAATGAAGAATGGCAGTCGGGAATTCCAGCGGAATACTACCGGAACGAAGAAAAGTTTGTAACGCTCAAGGCAGGGGATTATATCCATTTTTCTTCCGGTTTGCAGATTGAGATTATGGCCCCGGTCGAAGAAATGAACAACACCGGCGCTGATTCGAATAATAATTCTCTGGTGATACAGATGGAATATCTGGGAAAGAAAATCCTATTGACGGGAGATATGGAAGCAGAAGAAATGGAATCCATCTCAGACAGAGGAACTGACTGGAATTCGAATTTTATAAAAGTTCCACATCATGGCGGAAAAGGCTCTCTGGATACAGCTTGGTTTGACAGTACCAATCCCCGGGCGGTGTTTGTTTCTGTAGGCAAAAACAGCTTTGGTCATCCTTCCCGGGAGGTTATCAACTACTGGGAAGAAAGAGGTGTACCTATATATCGGACAGATATGGACGGGACAATACAATTGATGATCAATAAAAAGGGCTGTCAGATAACGACAGGCAGGTGACAGCTGCAAATTTCTTTTTTATCCAAATTTATGCTATAATCAACAACTGAACGAATAATTCACACGTTGAAAAGGAGTTATCGATCATGGAAAAACCGATTGTAACAATTGAAATGGCCAACGGGGATGTCATTAAGGCCGAGCTTTATCCTGAAATAGCCCCAAATACTGTCAATAATTTTATTTCATTAATTAAAAAGGGCTTCTATAACGGTCTGATTTTTCACAGAGTCATTCCTGGTTTTATGATTCAGGGAGGATGCCCGCAGGGTTCGGGAATGGGCAATCCAGGCTACAGTATTAAAGGGGAATTCTCCGGTAACGGCTTCAAGAATGATCTGAAACATAGCCGTGGAGTCCTGTCTATGGCCCGCTCCAGAATGGAAGATTCAGCCGGTTCTCAGTTTTTTGTCATGGTTAATGATGCACCTCATCTTGACGGTCAATATGCAGCTTTTGGCAAGGTGATCGAAGGCATGGAATCTGTTGATCATATTGTTTCTGTCGAAAGTAACTATCAGGACAGGCCCAATCAGGAACAGGTAATGAAAAGCGTAACCGTCGACACCAAAGGTGTAGATTACGCTGAACCAGAAACCGTCTAAATATTTTGGTCTGAAACATCAAATTAGTCCAGTAAAGACTAATTTTATACGGAAATACAAAAAATATCAAAGAACATGAATAAAAAGAGGAAGTGCATGGAAATAATACCAAATGAACATCTCTTTTCTCCTCCTCTTTCTTTCCCCTTCATCCGTTGAGGGGGACTTTTTTTGTTGTAAGATCCCAATGATCTTTGGTTGAAAAGTTATTTGTTCTGCGTTATAGTAGAGATAATTCAAAATAATTACTAAATAGGTCATTTTGGGAAGAGAGAGGAAGATATTTTAATGGATTTTGCAGAAAATCATGTAAAAAGCTATGAAGAAATCTTGGAAGCCTACGTGATGGTATTAGCCGATTTAAAAGAAATAATGCAGGAAGACATCATGGTGCTGATAACAAATAGGACGGACGCGCTCTGTCATTACTCCGGCTATAAACTTCATACGAAGGTGGATCAAAGTTTTAAGGTTAGTGATCACGCTCACCTTGTTGAAGCGATGAGAACAGGTAAAACCAGATCGGATATTATGTCCAAAGAGAGATACGGTATTCCGTTTGCGTCATTCACATACCCAATTAAAGCACCCGATGGAGAAATCATCGGCTGTGTCGGAATCGGTAAAAGCCTAGAAAAAGAGGGTAGAGTTGAAGAAATTTCTCAAGGTTTAGCAGCAACGCTTCAGCAAGCAAACGCTGGATTGCAGGAAGTTGCCTCAGGATCACAAGGGCTTTCTTTCAAAATCAGCAATGTGGTAAAATCCGCAAATGAATCCGCCGTGAAAATTAAAGAAATTAATAAGGTCATTAGCGCTATTTCGGATATATCCTCACATTCCAACCTGCTGGGTTTGAATGCTGCAATTGAAGCGGCTCGCGCCGGTGAACAAGGTCGCGGCTTTGCAGTGGTTGCAGAAGAAATGCGCAAACTTGCTGCCCAAAGTAACGACTCAGCTAAAATGGTTACCGAAATACTTACCCAGATGAGAGAATCTATTGAAGGCATTATTATGGAAATCAACCAAATTGGCGGTATTGCTGAAAATCAGGCCGCAGCGACTCAGGAAATCACCGCTGCAATTGAGGAAGTAAGTGAAAATTCACAAAACCTGGTTGAATTATCAAAAATCACATTGGGTGGCAAGTAAGAGAGTTTCTTCTTAACTTCAAGGAGAAAATAGGATATGACATTAGATATCATCAAACTGGATATAAAGAACCGCGATATCCCCTCCGTTTATCTCTGGTACGGCGAGGACCGCTATTCTCTAACCGAGGCTTTAAAACTGCTAAAAAACTATTATTTGCTGGATGATCCTTCCGGCAGCAATACAGAACTTCTTAACGGAAAAGAACAAACCCGGGAAGAAATGATCCAGGCTGCCAATATGACAGCCTTTTTTTCCGGAAAACTCGTGGTTGTTGATGATCTTCCATATTTCAGTACGGGCAGGAGCAAAGGCACTTCCGAATCGGAAAACAGCGCCGAAGAAACAGAACGATCCGATTCAGGGAGAGGCAGCGACCCGGATATCCTGCTGGAATACTGTCTGAACCCCAATCCGTCCACCTGCCTGGTCCTGATATCGGAAAAAGTGAACAGAGGCAGAAAACTGTTTAAGGAAATTAATAAAAATGGAAAAGCAGTGGAATTTGCATTTCCGAAGGGCCAGTCGGAATGGACGGCCTGGTTGCAAAAAGAAGCGCTTCAAAACGGAAAGAACCTGAGTGTTCCCGCCGCTTTGTTTCTTCTGGAATGGGCTGGCCATCAGACGGGGGTACTCAGTCAGGAACTGGCCAAATTAGCTTTATATACTGGAGAAAAACAAAACATAGAAATTGAAGATATCCGGAAGATATGTCTGCCGATGATCGAGACGACGGTCTTTGCGATGCTGGATGCCATCGCGGCAGAGAATACCAAAGATGCCCTGACCAGGCTTTGTGAAGTGCTCAGTCAGGAACATTACCTCAAGGTGCATACTATGATCGTCCGCCATATCCGGCTGTTGCTGGTAGCGAGCATTTGGCGGGCCCGCAGGGGCACAGTCAATGATTTTATGGACACTGCAGGGATCAGGACGTTCTTTGAAGGGAATAAGCTTTTTCAGCAAGCGGACTCTTTTTCAGCCAACAGATTGGCTGAAGCCATGGAAGATTGTCTTCAGACTGAACTGGCGTTAAAGAGCAGCGGAGGGAGCCCTCAGCTGCTGCTGGAAATAATGGTTATACGATTATGTAAGAAATAACGTAATTATAAAAAGAGGATGCCTCAGGGTTCTGAGATATCCTCTTCAATGTCTATGGAGCGTGAAGCGTTTAAATAGCCTTCACGGATGCTGCGACGTCCATGGAGGGACTAGTGCAGCGTTGTTAGCTGGCTTTATTATTCAAAGCCTGAAATTTTTTGGCCATTCTGGATTTTTTGCGAGCTGCTTTGTTTTTGTGGATCAAACCTTTGGCAGCAGCTTTATCAAGTGCACGGGAAGCTTTTTGCAGAGCTTCAACAGCATTTTCAGGATTATTGTTTACAACTTCCTCAAAACGACGAATAGCGGTTCGTAAGGAAGATCTGGCAGCAGTATTCTTGGCATTCTGTAATTTGCTTAGTTGGACCCTCTTAATTGCTGATTTAATATTTGGCATACAGTCACCCCCTTCGAAACATCTAACTACCGCACGTTTTTTAGACAAAAGTTATTTTATCATATTTTAGCAAGACTATGCAACTAAATTCTAAAAAAAGAATACCTTGCCTTTACTATTGCCATGTCAATCCTAAATCTTATACCATCCTGAAATATATTTTTACTTTTACTATAGTGATACAGAACAAATATATTTCTAATGATATTTCTAATTGACGAATCTCAAAGCCCTGTGATAATATAGATTCAAATCAACACCATTATTGTATAAAAGTAATGATGGGGTAAAGTAAACGGTATGAGCTTTCCAGGGAGGAAACGTCTTAGACTGAAAGCGTTTCTATCGCATTGATCGTTGAAGGTTCACCCCTGAACTTCCGGACTGAAACCTTTGGGTAAGTAGGTCTGGACGGAGGCTCCCGCCGTTAAAAGGGAGGGGGTATAAGGAAGAATAAAGTCCTGTACCTATTGAAAAGTGGGGTCTGCTTAGACCCAAATAGGGTGGTACCGCGAAGCACTTTCGTCCCTTCAGGGATGAGAAGTGCTTTTTTAATTGGCTGCAAGGAGCGGCTAGCAAGGCCACGGATGGCCACGGACCACACTAAGTTTCAGTAGGGAAAGATTTCTTTATTCGTACTCTTAAGAGAGGGTTGGAGTGATCCAGCTAACTGGGGTGGTACCGCGGAAGGCCACAGCTTTCGTCCCGGCGAAGGCTGTGGCTTGTTATTTTCTGGTGTATCAGAAAAATATGAATGTAGGAGTGAAGGATGATGAAAAGAAAGTTCAAAGGTTTCACAGGGAGTATGGTAGTAGCTTTATTATTGGCGGTCAGCCTGATATTGGGGGGGTGCAGCTCCGGGAAAAGCAGTAAGGCAGGCAGTGAGACAGCAGAACCTTACAAAGTGGGTGCGGTTCTCGATATCAGCGGGACTTCCTCTTCTTTGGGCACACCTGAACGCGATACGCTGCTAATGATGGTGGACAAAATCAATGCCGAAGGCGGTATTCAAGGCCATCCGATTGAACTGATCATTGAGGATAATAAAAGTGATGAGATGGAGGCTGTACTTGCTGCAAATAAGCTAATAGAAAAAGGCGTCCTTGCAGTTTTGGGCGGCAGCTCCAGCGGGACCTCGATGGCCATCATGAAAACTGTCCAGGACGCGCAAATTCCGATGATTTCTCTGGCAGCAGCCAGCAGCATAGTTGAGCCGGCGGCTGAAAGACAATGGGTATTTAAAACAGCCCAGAGCGATATCGTCATGATCAATAAAATCATTGAATATCTCAAGAAGAATAACATGACGAAGATTGCCTTTATGTATATGAACAATGCTTATGGCGACAATGGCAAGAAAGCCATCAGCGCAGCAGCTCCCCAAAATGGGATCACCATCGTCGCCGAAGAAAAATTTGATGCGACAGACAATGATATGACACCGCAATTAACGAATGTTAAGAGCAGCGGGGCTCAGGCAGTCGTCGTATGGGCGATTCCGCCTTCGGCCTCCATCCTGACGAAGAACTATAAGGATCTTGGACTGACGATTCCGCTCATTCACAGCCATGGCGTCGGCAATCAGAAATTTATTGAACTTGCCCAGGACGCCGCTGACGGAGTGATCCTTCCAATCGGCAAGCTTCCAGTGACCGATCAGATTGCGGATTCTGATCCGCAGAAAGCAGTGCTTACAAGTTATATCAATGATTACCAAAACAAATACAATACCGCGCCCAATTCATTCGGCGGTTATGCGGCAGATGCTTTAAGTCTCCTGGTCAAGGCGATCGAAAAAGCTGGTCCGGATCGCAGCGTCATTCGGAATGAACTGGAAAAAACGCAGGGACTTGTCGGTGTATCCGGGGTATTTAATATGTCCGAACAGGATCATAATGGCTTAAGCGAAGATTCCGCCGTTTTGGTGCAGATCGAAGACGGCAAATGGAAAATATTACAGTAACGAGGGCAAAATTACAGTAACGGAGTGAAACCTGATGGGAGAACAACTACTGCAGCTATTATTCAGCGGGCTTACGCTTGGAAGTATTTATTCTATTATTGCCCTTATCCTGGTCATTACCTATAAAGTAACAGGCATATTAAATCTAGCCCTTGGGGAATTCCTGGTTATCGGGGCACTTTTGACGGTTAGTTTCAAATCGATGGGGATGCCGCTAATAGCGGCCTCCCTTCTTGCCATCATTATTGTCGCCTTGTTGGCGGGGGTACTCGAAAGGCTGACGGTCAACAAAGCCAGGGGAGCCAGCAGCCTGACGATGCTGATCATTACAATTGGTATTTCGATATCCTTAAGGGGACTGGCC
This genomic stretch from Dehalobacter restrictus DSM 9455 harbors:
- a CDS encoding ABC transporter substrate-binding protein; this encodes MKRKFKGFTGSMVVALLLAVSLILGGCSSGKSSKAGSETAEPYKVGAVLDISGTSSSLGTPERDTLLMMVDKINAEGGIQGHPIELIIEDNKSDEMEAVLAANKLIEKGVLAVLGGSSSGTSMAIMKTVQDAQIPMISLAAASSIVEPAAERQWVFKTAQSDIVMINKIIEYLKKNNMTKIAFMYMNNAYGDNGKKAISAAAPQNGITIVAEEKFDATDNDMTPQLTNVKSSGAQAVVVWAIPPSASILTKNYKDLGLTIPLIHSHGVGNQKFIELAQDAADGVILPIGKLPVTDQIADSDPQKAVLTSYINDYQNKYNTAPNSFGGYAADALSLLVKAIEKAGPDRSVIRNELEKTQGLVGVSGVFNMSEQDHNGLSEDSAVLVQIEDGKWKILQ
- the rpsT gene encoding 30S ribosomal protein S20, giving the protein MPNIKSAIKRVQLSKLQNAKNTAARSSLRTAIRRFEEVVNNNPENAVEALQKASRALDKAAAKGLIHKNKAARKKSRMAKKFQALNNKAS
- a CDS encoding methyl-accepting chemotaxis protein; the protein is MDFAENHVKSYEEILEAYVMVLADLKEIMQEDIMVLITNRTDALCHYSGYKLHTKVDQSFKVSDHAHLVEAMRTGKTRSDIMSKERYGIPFASFTYPIKAPDGEIIGCVGIGKSLEKEGRVEEISQGLAATLQQANAGLQEVASGSQGLSFKISNVVKSANESAVKIKEINKVISAISDISSHSNLLGLNAAIEAARAGEQGRGFAVVAEEMRKLAAQSNDSAKMVTEILTQMRESIEGIIMEINQIGGIAENQAAATQEITAAIEEVSENSQNLVELSKITLGGK
- the holA gene encoding DNA polymerase III subunit delta, producing MTLDIIKLDIKNRDIPSVYLWYGEDRYSLTEALKLLKNYYLLDDPSGSNTELLNGKEQTREEMIQAANMTAFFSGKLVVVDDLPYFSTGRSKGTSESENSAEETERSDSGRGSDPDILLEYCLNPNPSTCLVLISEKVNRGRKLFKEINKNGKAVEFAFPKGQSEWTAWLQKEALQNGKNLSVPAALFLLEWAGHQTGVLSQELAKLALYTGEKQNIEIEDIRKICLPMIETTVFAMLDAIAAENTKDALTRLCEVLSQEHYLKVHTMIVRHIRLLLVASIWRARRGTVNDFMDTAGIRTFFEGNKLFQQADSFSANRLAEAMEDCLQTELALKSSGGSPQLLLEIMVIRLCKK
- a CDS encoding peptidylprolyl isomerase — translated: MEKPIVTIEMANGDVIKAELYPEIAPNTVNNFISLIKKGFYNGLIFHRVIPGFMIQGGCPQGSGMGNPGYSIKGEFSGNGFKNDLKHSRGVLSMARSRMEDSAGSQFFVMVNDAPHLDGQYAAFGKVIEGMESVDHIVSVESNYQDRPNQEQVMKSVTVDTKGVDYAEPETV
- a CDS encoding ComEC/Rec2 family competence protein, with translation MYKAAGVMHVFAASGSNVAFVMALAWLFLFGLPRKARIVATIGVILCYAVLCNGNPPILRATILGTSVLIGRLGSGKMSPLRWLLFAALILYLWNPLFLRDIGFQLSFAATWGMLVLSPQLMKNAWFGRLPELLRLPAAVSFGAQIAVIPIMMNVFHKLSLAGLVTNIFILFMLGAVLQIGLIGTVLIFVPGIPSVFFQAAVWLLEISDRILTLIASFPWAYFWVLNPGLAFWIAWYGFLAAMLFGTERIQFISNVQVRRLRTTAKRLQFLPYLYRMVDTLKLGKNENKPHHMGYSNLWSAKFLDSAKQLIPAKLLSFIKFRHVFALLMMLLLWHPWSAGNALEISFIDVGQGDCILIQTARENLLVDTGPRRENYNAAEKIVLPYLMEKRIGQLDFLFITHEDADHLGGAQYLLANLPVAKVAVPEAGDRITNEEWQSGIPAEYYRNEEKFVTLKAGDYIHFSSGLQIEIMAPVEEMNNTGADSNNNSLVIQMEYLGKKILLTGDMEAEEMESISDRGTDWNSNFIKVPHHGGKGSLDTAWFDSTNPRAVFVSVGKNSFGHPSREVINYWEERGVPIYRTDMDGTIQLMINKKGCQITTGR